AGGTCCTTGGAGAGGCCATGATCCCTCCCACCATGAGACCCTTGCACATTATTAAAGGAATTAATAAAACCAGACATTCATTGCTAAGGTGGAGATGTTAGTCCCAGCTATCTCATAGAATTTTACAAAgcttaaatatgaaaatactttGTAAAGCACAAGGTgccacttaaaaattattattacgaAAGATGTTTTAGATTatgattttcaacaaatgattCTGAAGAAAAGagaccaaaaaaattttttttctaaaggcttacTTGAAACTTTCTCCTCAAGGCCCGGGTCATTACTGGAGTCAGCCCAGTTCCTgtttccatattttctttcttggtaagtGGGGTCCCACCTGGGCTCCTACAAAGGTATTGAAAATATTAGGAGCTGTGTTTTATGCCAACTTTTCAAATGGATTTAGAAACATAAAGATAAGAGCAAGTATTACCTTTCTACATCAACTTTTCTAAGTAGTTTCCGCAAATCTATCTGGCTTTTTCCAGGAGTACTgataaaataaagatataaagTTAGAGTTTCCcaaatttcatcatttttctcaAAGCAAAGCAGTCATTTCTATAGGCAATGCCCTAGAAAGTACCATAGTTCTGTTATGTTAAGAAACAGCAGTAGATGCTGATAGTAGCATAAAGTGCTATAATCATTCTAATACGTAATACTTCTTGACTCAAATTACATGTATAAGAATCCTTCTTAGGGGAAATGACTATGCATGCAGACGATAGACAAGGATGCTCTTTGAAGAGTTACAGAAATGGGTTTCTACCTATGAAATTTACATATAATGAGCTGCATACATCGAAGAAGTCAAAATGGTGCTTTAAACTAATTTTTACTAACATGGGGAAAAGTTCATGACCCATTAAACGGGAAAAGCTGTAACTGTATGGACAATATAATTATACACATACACGTACACAAACATATTTCACTGATTCCAAAACATActagttttcatattttattatttctgaaattggactgctttaaaaattcttaatgatATTTCCCTCCCAAATTTATTATTAAATCAATTGTGTAGCTTATAATAAATAACATCAGGAAATGGACATAAAAGAGTATATGCCTAGAACAAGACTAGAATGATAAAAACAATATGTTAACAGTGTCTGTCCCCAATGATAGGATTATTtggatgaattttgttttcttctttaaacttCTCTGTGGATTTCCGTTTTTCTCAATGAGCATACATAACTTTTAAAGATAGAAATAAGCAAAAGAAACATCATTCTTTTAAGTAATGGTAGAGCATAATGCAGTGCAGTTCCTTACATTAAGACATTTGTGACTCGAGTTGACAACACTTTGGAGTTGGGTTTCAGGGCAACACGCTGTAGGTCAGAGACAGTAACTAGAGGACTCCGTGCCTTTGGTGAGGGTACAAGCTTTAATTACAAAATGAGACattattaaaaacacatttaaaaatacaaaatttaacatGCTGAACAATGACTATTTGAGTGCTGAGTATGTGTAAGATGTAGCCACTACTCTACTCAGTTTTTATGCCAAAGCTTCAAAGAATGCCTCTGTCTCTTCACACTAATGCCTAATTAAATAATTTTGGGAtctacacattttgttgaggCAATCCAAACTACTCAaatcaaatatcaaataattacCTTGGAATGGCTTCATAGATAAGACTTTATGCTTATTTTCCATGAAGGGACAAACAGGTTAAAAGCTAACAGGCCATGTGTTGGTCAATGACATCTTACCTTCTTTTCATCAAAGCtctgtgtcttccttaatttcacaGTCAGTAGATCTTTAACTGTTATCTGCACAGGTCCATCTTTTTTTAATGGTCCAGTCTTAAAATACATGGGGAGGTTAGAATTCAAGTTGGAGCCAAGCTATCTAGTCAAATGCAAATCCAAATCTAGTTTTTAAAGATTCAGTTAAAAATTAACTCTTATTTAACCTAGGAACCTAGGAATCAAATTCTTTCTACTGAGCTAATTAAGAATGATCCTGTTTTCGGTACCCACGGACGTTTAAGGTCATTGGAAAGGATTCATCAAAACGTAGGACTTTGACAGTAAAATTTAAGAGATGGGCTAGTTCCCTGCAACTATACATCCTCCCCAGGAGTTACTGTAAGAGAGGAGTTGAAGGAGTTCCTAAAATCAAAGAAAAGTTTTGCCTGAACTACCTAAAAAGATAGCTCTGTTCCCATAGAGCAAGAATGTATAGTCAGAGAAGTATAATTGTGGAAAATATAACAATAGGCTCTAGATTTAACTCAGCCATTTTTAAACCAAATGTATCTGTAGTGAAATTCAGCAGATTTTTAAACAGGTTCGTGCCTATCTTAGGGATTCACAAATATTCCGGTTCCCTTGGTAGATAAGTGACTCTAATGGAGACTAGTTCTCCAGCCTACAGACACTATAATTTAGAATCCACCAACTCTTTTTATTCTGACTTAACTCCCTAAGTCACCTTCTATTCTTAATTTGGTTTCCCAGGGAGGTTTTCCTTTTAGTAAAAAGATATTCTGAGAAGCCATTAAGAATCTTCCAACCTACTGGGTCTCATCCATTTAtccttaaaaaaatcactttgatTTCTAAATCCAGCTTCTGTGAGTTCCCATGGGACTGAGTTTTTAAAGACATAATAATTGagataattaaaaaatggaatcagAAAAAAACGTAGCCTTCCTGTCAAAGCCCTCAGCCTAGTCTTAACAGGCCACCTGGCTTTACTCCTACATTACACGCTGACCAAAAGATACCTTTACTAGATTTTTTCTTACCTGAAGTGCTTTAGTGAGATGGGATTTTCTGAGCAGCAAAGGTGCTATTGGAGGTGGAGGCGGAGgcaaaggaggagggggagggggggggggaggggaagacagaggaggaagaagatggCTGGTGGGCTGCGGCAGCAGGGGAGGAAGTACAGCTCTGGATTCTCCAGGGGCAGTGAAAACACAGGCAGGCACACGTGTAAGTTTACCACTCATGTGACACATCTGACCACAGCTTGGACAGGAAGAATTTTCTGAGACAGTCTGGAAGAAGGCATTAcatttgtcaaatgaataatAGATTAATTTGTTTCTTGTGGATAAGAGccatcaaaataaaataagagcTCAATAAAAAGTATTGAATGCTTCCTCAATATACTACACActtcatattttctcatttatcacaagctcattcattcactcactcatttactcattcatacaTCTGTTTGTGTATgctatatgtcaggcactgtgggTACCTCATGGAGCTGACAGTTTGGTGAGGAAGACAAACATtaaacacacataaacacactcaaaacaaaacaaaacagtattttcATAAGAGCAATGAAATATGCTCTGAGCATGAATAGTTAGAAGCCTGGGAAGTGATATTTAGCCATAATCTCAAGGATTAATTGAGCTTACCATGTGAAGGGAGATAAGGTCTGGAGGAAGAGTTCTTAGCAGGGGGAAGAATCCTTAATGTATCCAAGAATACAGTATATTCAAGGACTGATAAAAAGGACATGACTATTGCAGGCTGAATTCGGTCATTCCCCCACTCCCTAGCAAATTCATATCTAGAAGCCCTAATCCTCAGAACCTTAGAAtgatgtatttggagatagggccttcaAAAGACGTgactaagttaaaatgaggctgttAGGGTGGGCtgtaatccaatctgactggtgtccttataaaaggaagAATTGAACACACAGGAGAGACAC
The sequence above is a segment of the Manis pentadactyla isolate mManPen7 chromosome 4, mManPen7.hap1, whole genome shotgun sequence genome. Coding sequences within it:
- the PRR11 gene encoding proline-rich protein 11 isoform X2, whose translation is MPKFKQRRRKLKAKAKRLFKKKEASRSQSKLITPPPPPPSPERVVIPSIDTPLSRSWLRSSWNFNFPNIKDAIKLWTNKVWSIYNWCQNCMAQSLEVLKDTILPSRFCHRELHSLKQRFCILEGELCKLREALKTVSENSSCPSCGQMCHMSGKLTRVPACVFTAPGESRAVLPPLLPQPTSHLLPPLSSPPPPPPPPPLPPPPPPIAPLLLRKSHLTKALQTGPLKKDGPVQITVKDLLTVKLRKTQSFDEKKLVPSPKARSPLVTVSDLQRVALKPNSKVLSTRVTNVLITPGKSQIDLRKLLRKVDVERSPGGTPLTKKENMETGTGLTPVMTRALRRKFQLAHPRSPVQTLPLLTSSFDEQN
- the PRR11 gene encoding proline-rich protein 11 isoform X1 — translated: MERGRGDLRVEVMPKFKQRRRKLKAKAKRLFKKKEASRSQSKLITPPPPPPSPERVVIPSIDTPLSRSWLRSSWNFNFPNIKDAIKLWTNKVWSIYNWCQNCMAQSLEVLKDTILPSRFCHRELHSLKQRFCILEGELCKLREALKTVSENSSCPSCGQMCHMSGKLTRVPACVFTAPGESRAVLPPLLPQPTSHLLPPLSSPPPPPPPPPLPPPPPPIAPLLLRKSHLTKALQTGPLKKDGPVQITVKDLLTVKLRKTQSFDEKKLVPSPKARSPLVTVSDLQRVALKPNSKVLSTRVTNVLITPGKSQIDLRKLLRKVDVERSPGGTPLTKKENMETGTGLTPVMTRALRRKFQLAHPRSPVQTLPLLTSSFDEQN